From the genome of Dickeya aquatica, one region includes:
- a CDS encoding NAD-dependent epimerase/dehydratase family protein translates to MKILITGANGFVGLNVVNALVAANHQVTAYVRASANVSFLEPLGVTLVRGELHDGPRLRAAMDGHEGVIHTAGNTSSKARDWPKLAAVNIDGTRAVIDTALACGVSRLVYTSTSSTIGAHNDPTAEATEATALSGFRAQNPYAKSKLQAEELVYRACDRGLSALILNPAEVLGAYDYSMQWGRMVLAVAYNQLPFLPPGGASFCGARAVGEAHVNALTKGNAGERYLIAGANTRYSELIRAIEAVVPCQAERPQGHYSALYLKTWLQEKLPWLLRGEPVLDAYRLRVFGGVYYFSSAKAERELGYQPCSLSQMVDECVSWYRANGFIAPSQTAS, encoded by the coding sequence ATGAAAATATTGATAACCGGAGCAAACGGATTTGTCGGGCTCAACGTGGTCAACGCGCTGGTCGCTGCTAACCATCAGGTCACTGCCTATGTGCGTGCCAGCGCCAATGTGAGCTTTCTGGAGCCGTTGGGCGTCACGCTGGTGCGCGGCGAACTGCATGACGGCCCGCGCCTGCGTGCGGCGATGGATGGGCATGAGGGCGTGATTCATACCGCAGGCAATACCAGCAGCAAGGCGCGTGACTGGCCCAAACTGGCGGCGGTCAATATTGACGGGACGCGTGCGGTGATTGATACCGCACTGGCATGTGGGGTGTCGCGGCTGGTGTACACCAGCACCAGTTCGACGATAGGCGCACATAACGACCCGACCGCCGAGGCAACGGAAGCGACGGCGCTGAGTGGATTTCGCGCCCAAAATCCCTATGCCAAAAGCAAATTGCAGGCCGAAGAACTGGTGTACCGCGCCTGCGATCGCGGCTTGTCCGCGCTCATTCTCAACCCGGCCGAAGTGCTGGGCGCTTACGACTATTCCATGCAATGGGGGCGAATGGTGCTGGCGGTGGCCTATAACCAGTTGCCCTTCCTGCCCCCAGGCGGGGCCAGCTTTTGTGGGGCGCGCGCCGTGGGTGAGGCACACGTCAATGCCTTGACCAAAGGCAACGCCGGTGAGCGCTATCTGATTGCCGGAGCCAATACCCGCTATAGCGAGCTTATCCGCGCCATTGAAGCGGTGGTGCCCTGCCAGGCCGAGCGGCCTCAAGGCCATTATTCCGCGCTCTATTTGAAAACGTGGCTTCAGGAAAAGTTGCCGTGGCTGCTGCGCGGTGAGCCGGTGCTGGATGCCTATCGGCTGCGTGTATTCGGTGGGGTTTATTACTTTAGCAGCGCCAAGGCAGAGCGTGAGCTCGGCTATCAGCCCTGTTCTTTAAGCCAAATGGTGGATGAATGCGTGTCCTGGTATCGGGCCAACGGGTTTATCGCGCCTTCGCAAACGGCATCTTAG